In a single window of the bacterium genome:
- a CDS encoding cupin domain-containing protein, translated as MEQPVAQAARLTELVGYQPGAVVSRTIMSGKAGTVTLFAFEEGQGLSEHTAPYDALVQVLEGEAEVTISGATLRLHAGEVVIMPARQPHALQAATRFKMMLTMIRDLV; from the coding sequence ATGGAACAGCCGGTCGCGCAAGCCGCGCGCTTGACCGAGCTGGTGGGTTACCAGCCGGGCGCGGTGGTCAGTCGCACGATCATGTCCGGCAAGGCCGGCACCGTGACTTTGTTCGCGTTTGAGGAGGGCCAGGGCCTGAGCGAACACACCGCGCCCTATGACGCGTTGGTTCAGGTTTTGGAAGGCGAAGCGGAGGTCACGATCAGCGGTGCGACCCTGCGCCTGCACGCCGGTGAGGTGGTCATTATGCCGGCGCGCCAGCCGCACGCGCTGCAAGCTGCCACGCGCTTTAAAATGATGCTGACGATGATTCGTGATCTCGTCTGA
- a CDS encoding AAA family ATPase, with amino-acid sequence MQKLSPRQLRRTFEPSALGVETTVALKTLESIIGQQRAVSALQFGLEIHESGFNIYVAGPPGMGKMTAVQSFLMELARRKDTPADWCYLNNFEDSHQPKSCRLPAGRGHELQQDLKSLVEHLRREIPRAFESEEYSNRRDEIVKSLEQRRAQAMEKLNQEAGQAGFMLQATPFGIATIPTQEGQPLSDADFQALPAPKREEFQQRHEVLKEELKATMKRLRDLERAVQERLQTLDRQVALYVIGGMMEELHEKYRDLPAVLEHFQAMQKDMLDNLETFKTGVAPNPGTDPAAASSPWLRELPFRKYQVNVLVDNREQKGAPVVLELNPSYNNLFGRVEKEVQYGALYTDFTMIRPGSFHRANGGYLVMPVEDLLQNLLSWDGTKRTLRSGEIEIEEISERLGYVATKSLRPQPIPINIKVVLVGRPLLYYLLHAHDEEFPELFKVKADFDTRMANNAENIRDFLAFLPTFCNKEKLKHLDATAVAKLLEHSARLAEDQEKLSTHFGALADIIREANFWALQAGAAQISAAHVQQALEAKIFRSNLVEERLQEMINAGTLLIATEGERAGQVNGLSVLSVGDYQFGRPSRITASVGPGRDGLIDIEREVNLGGPLHSKGVLILSGYLTHQFAQNAPLTLTARLVFEQSYEGVEGDSASSTELYALLSALSEIPIKQGIAVTGSVNQYGEVQAIGGVNQKIEGFFEVCQANGLTGKQGVIIPQSNVRHLMLREEVVQAVAAKKFSIWSVATVAEGIEILTGVPAGVRGRNGKFPQGTVNHQVEKRLQEFAERLRELGKEKKGRQKTGGRKAR; translated from the coding sequence ATGCAAAAATTATCGCCCCGACAATTGCGCCGTACGTTTGAGCCAAGTGCACTGGGCGTGGAGACCACCGTCGCGCTCAAGACGCTGGAGAGCATTATCGGCCAGCAGCGGGCGGTTTCGGCGCTGCAGTTCGGGCTGGAGATCCATGAGAGCGGCTTCAACATCTATGTCGCCGGACCGCCGGGCATGGGCAAAATGACGGCGGTGCAATCCTTCTTGATGGAGCTGGCACGCCGCAAGGACACACCCGCGGATTGGTGTTATCTCAACAACTTCGAAGATTCCCACCAGCCCAAGAGCTGCCGGCTGCCGGCAGGCCGGGGCCACGAATTGCAGCAGGATTTGAAGTCGCTCGTCGAACACCTGCGCCGCGAGATTCCCCGGGCCTTCGAAAGCGAAGAATACAGCAACCGCCGTGACGAGATTGTCAAATCGCTGGAACAGCGGCGGGCGCAGGCCATGGAGAAACTCAATCAGGAGGCTGGGCAGGCCGGCTTCATGTTGCAGGCCACGCCCTTTGGCATTGCCACCATCCCCACCCAAGAAGGCCAGCCGCTCAGCGATGCCGATTTTCAGGCGCTGCCGGCGCCGAAGCGCGAGGAGTTTCAGCAACGTCACGAGGTATTGAAAGAAGAGCTGAAGGCCACCATGAAGCGTCTGCGCGATCTCGAACGCGCGGTGCAGGAGCGGCTGCAGACGCTCGACCGGCAGGTGGCGCTGTACGTCATCGGCGGGATGATGGAAGAGTTGCACGAAAAATACCGCGACCTGCCCGCCGTGCTCGAGCATTTCCAGGCCATGCAGAAAGACATGCTCGACAATCTCGAGACCTTCAAAACCGGCGTGGCGCCCAACCCGGGCACCGATCCCGCCGCGGCCAGTTCGCCCTGGTTGCGCGAGTTGCCTTTCCGCAAGTATCAAGTCAACGTGCTGGTGGACAATCGCGAGCAAAAAGGCGCGCCGGTGGTGCTCGAGCTCAACCCGAGCTACAACAACCTGTTTGGCCGCGTCGAAAAAGAAGTGCAGTACGGCGCGCTCTACACCGATTTCACCATGATCAGGCCCGGCTCGTTTCACCGCGCCAACGGCGGTTATCTGGTGATGCCGGTCGAGGATTTGTTGCAGAATCTGCTGAGCTGGGACGGCACCAAGCGGACGTTGCGCAGCGGTGAGATCGAAATCGAGGAAATCAGCGAGCGCCTGGGGTATGTCGCCACCAAAAGTCTGCGGCCGCAACCGATTCCCATCAACATCAAAGTCGTGCTGGTGGGCCGGCCGCTGCTTTACTATCTGCTGCACGCCCACGATGAGGAGTTTCCCGAGCTGTTCAAAGTGAAGGCGGATTTTGACACGCGCATGGCCAACAATGCGGAGAACATCCGCGACTTTCTGGCGTTTCTGCCGACGTTCTGCAACAAGGAAAAGCTCAAACATCTCGATGCCACGGCGGTGGCGAAGCTGCTGGAGCACAGCGCCCGTTTGGCCGAAGATCAGGAAAAGCTTTCGACGCATTTCGGTGCGCTGGCGGACATCATTCGTGAAGCCAACTTCTGGGCGCTGCAGGCGGGCGCGGCGCAGATCAGCGCGGCCCACGTGCAGCAGGCACTGGAGGCCAAAATCTTTCGCTCCAACCTGGTGGAGGAACGCCTGCAGGAAATGATCAACGCCGGCACGTTGCTCATTGCTACCGAGGGTGAGCGCGCCGGGCAGGTGAATGGGCTCTCGGTGCTCAGTGTCGGCGACTATCAGTTTGGCCGGCCCAGCCGCATCACCGCCAGTGTGGGGCCGGGCCGCGACGGCCTCATCGATATCGAGCGTGAAGTCAATCTGGGCGGCCCGCTGCACAGCAAAGGCGTGTTGATTCTGAGCGGTTATCTCACCCACCAGTTCGCGCAAAACGCGCCGCTCACGCTCACCGCCCGGCTGGTGTTCGAGCAAAGCTACGAAGGTGTGGAGGGCGACAGCGCCTCCTCGACCGAGCTTTATGCTCTGCTCTCCGCGCTCTCCGAAATCCCCATCAAGCAGGGGATCGCGGTCACCGGCTCGGTGAACCAATACGGCGAAGTGCAGGCGATCGGCGGGGTCAATCAGAAAATCGAAGGATTCTTTGAAGTGTGCCAGGCCAACGGTCTGACCGGCAAGCAGGGCGTGATCATTCCGCAGAGCAATGTGCGCCATCTGATGTTGCGCGAGGAAGTGGTGCAGGCGGTGGCCGCGAAGAAGTTCTCGATCTGGTCGGTGGCCACCGTGGCGGAAGGCATCGAAATTCTCACCGGTGTGCCGGCCGGCGTGCGCGGGCGGAATGGCAAATTTCCCCAGGGTACCGTCAACCACCAGGTGGAAAAACGCTTGCAGGAATTTGCCGAGCGGTTGCGCGAGCTGGGCAAGGAGAAGAAGGGCCGCCAGAAGACTGGCGGGCGCAAAGCGCGCTGA
- a CDS encoding response regulator has product MVAILVVSMILAFIVIDVAVRVITRRMQEAKARKERLAALDIGLNLDFTHEAKSLRRVDVPHPLARILAVDDEAVVLDSFRKILVVAGYAVDTVESGREALGLVQKNKYDFVFTDLKMPEMDGLDVVKGVKHFSPETDVVMITGYATIESAVDAMKFGAMDYVQKPFTEDELVEFTKKCLIRRQDRLEKQIKPVVRVVTTERPHEHEFLLPGGVFISEGHVWANVTMPGLVRVGMDDFARKMIGRIDALEFPAKGQQVKKGEPLFYIHQGERKAAFKAPISGKVHLLNNELAQNLTWLEKQPYEKGWICSIKPDQLSVEIEQLRIGDKAAAWYQQEIKRVRELLTPAGGNGHPLEVPEMARLVEGQLEETDDSTWKKFAESFL; this is encoded by the coding sequence ATGGTTGCCATTTTGGTCGTGTCGATGATCCTTGCGTTCATCGTCATTGACGTCGCTGTTCGCGTGATTACCCGTCGCATGCAGGAGGCGAAAGCCCGCAAAGAGCGGCTCGCCGCCTTGGATATCGGCCTCAATCTCGACTTTACGCATGAGGCCAAGTCCCTCCGGCGCGTGGATGTCCCCCACCCGTTGGCCCGCATTCTGGCGGTGGATGATGAAGCGGTGGTGCTGGACAGCTTCCGCAAGATTCTGGTGGTGGCCGGCTACGCCGTCGATACGGTGGAGAGCGGGCGCGAGGCGCTCGGCCTGGTGCAGAAGAACAAATACGACTTCGTCTTCACCGATTTGAAGATGCCGGAGATGGACGGCCTGGACGTGGTGAAAGGCGTGAAGCACTTCAGCCCGGAAACCGACGTGGTGATGATCACCGGCTATGCCACCATCGAATCCGCGGTGGATGCCATGAAGTTCGGCGCCATGGACTATGTGCAGAAGCCGTTCACCGAAGATGAGCTGGTCGAGTTCACCAAGAAATGCCTGATTCGCCGGCAGGATCGCCTGGAAAAGCAAATCAAGCCGGTGGTGCGGGTGGTGACCACCGAGCGGCCGCACGAGCACGAGTTTCTGCTGCCTGGCGGCGTGTTCATCTCCGAAGGCCATGTGTGGGCCAATGTCACCATGCCCGGCCTGGTGCGCGTGGGCATGGACGACTTTGCGCGCAAAATGATCGGCCGCATCGATGCCCTCGAGTTTCCCGCCAAAGGCCAGCAGGTCAAGAAGGGCGAGCCGCTGTTTTACATCCATCAGGGCGAGCGCAAGGCGGCGTTCAAAGCGCCGATTTCCGGCAAGGTGCATTTGCTCAACAATGAGCTGGCGCAAAACCTGACTTGGCTCGAGAAGCAACCCTATGAAAAAGGCTGGATCTGCTCGATCAAGCCCGACCAGCTTTCCGTTGAAATCGAGCAATTGCGCATCGGCGACAAGGCCGCGGCCTGGTATCAACAGGAAATCAAACGGGTGCGCGAGCTGCTCACGCCCGCCGGCGGTAACGGCCATCCCCTCGAGGTGCCGGAAATGGCACGGCTGGTCGAAGGCCAGCTCGAAGAAACCGATGACAGCACCTGGAAAAAGTTCGCGGAGTCGTTTCTGTAG
- a CDS encoding 4Fe-4S dicluster domain-containing protein has translation MALIITAECINCGACEPECPNNAIYAGGTPWSFAEGTAVTGQIEYKGGMVEATRKFDPLSDDLYFIVPEKCTECEGFHDDPQCASVCPVDCCVKDPDHEESQEVLLDRKLKLHLN, from the coding sequence ATGGCATTGATCATCACTGCCGAATGCATCAACTGCGGCGCCTGCGAGCCGGAATGTCCGAACAATGCGATTTATGCGGGTGGCACGCCCTGGTCGTTTGCCGAGGGCACGGCGGTCACCGGGCAAATCGAATACAAAGGCGGGATGGTGGAGGCCACGCGCAAATTCGATCCGTTGTCGGATGATCTCTATTTCATCGTGCCGGAAAAATGCACCGAATGCGAGGGTTTTCACGACGATCCGCAATGCGCCTCGGTGTGCCCGGTGGATTGCTGCGTCAAAGATCCGGATCATGAAGAGTCGCAAGAGGTGTTGCTCGACCGCAAGCTGAAATTGCATCTCAACTGA
- a CDS encoding ATP-binding protein, with the protein MITRVSNKLILAVAGVAIAIIGIFAFLLLQAHQRQLIAELERSAHQLSETVKSSTRYDMLLNQRESVHRIINTIGQQEGIEKVRIFNKEGVIIYSTDSLDAGRMVDKKTEACYGCHVADQPLERLPISERTRVFSSADKGGTLGIINPIYNEPSCWQADCHAHSEQQKVLGVLDITMSLAEVEAGLQASKMRLLLFAVVAIASVSLIIYLLVNRIVLKPVSQIVAATKHVAAGDLNYIIAFDKPDEIGTLAKSFNDMTRRLAETQRQLYQSDKLASVGRLAAGVAHEINNPLTGVLTYSSYLLKRADAHPEMKEDLEVIVRETMRCREIVKGLLDFARQSRPEKRQSDINEVVKRSVRILQNQFTRHHVKVEQNLDASLPLVSMDVDQIQQVLVNLLLNANDAMAEKGGTLTVATARAAFDGRPEAPAQHEYVQIQVSDTGCGIAPEHLQKIFEPFFSTKGQKGNGLGLAIVWGIVEKHNGQIAVESEIGKGTSFKILLPLHDKASVKPEHHMAPQAARVA; encoded by the coding sequence ATGATTACACGCGTCAGCAACAAACTGATCCTGGCGGTGGCTGGTGTGGCCATCGCCATCATCGGCATTTTTGCGTTTCTGCTGCTGCAGGCGCATCAGCGCCAGCTCATTGCCGAGCTCGAGCGCAGCGCGCACCAGCTCAGCGAAACAGTGAAAAGCAGCACGCGCTACGACATGCTGTTGAACCAGCGCGAATCCGTGCATCGCATCATCAACACCATCGGGCAGCAGGAGGGTATCGAGAAGGTCCGCATCTTCAACAAGGAAGGCGTGATCATCTATTCGACTGATTCCCTGGACGCCGGCCGGATGGTCGACAAGAAAACCGAGGCCTGCTACGGCTGCCATGTCGCGGATCAGCCGCTCGAACGCCTGCCGATTTCCGAGCGCACGCGGGTGTTCTCCTCCGCCGACAAGGGCGGGACGCTGGGCATCATCAATCCGATTTACAACGAGCCGAGCTGCTGGCAGGCGGACTGTCATGCGCACAGCGAGCAGCAGAAAGTGCTGGGCGTGCTCGACATCACCATGTCGCTGGCCGAAGTCGAAGCCGGCCTGCAGGCCAGCAAAATGCGCCTGCTGCTTTTTGCCGTCGTCGCGATTGCCTCGGTGAGCTTAATCATCTATCTACTGGTGAATCGCATCGTGCTCAAGCCGGTCAGCCAAATTGTGGCCGCCACCAAACATGTGGCTGCGGGTGACCTGAATTACATAATTGCGTTCGACAAGCCGGATGAAATCGGCACGCTCGCCAAATCCTTCAATGACATGACGCGCCGGCTGGCGGAGACCCAGCGCCAGCTTTATCAATCCGACAAGCTGGCATCGGTGGGCCGCCTGGCGGCGGGCGTCGCGCATGAAATCAACAACCCGCTTACCGGCGTGCTGACGTACAGCAGCTATTTGCTCAAGCGCGCCGATGCCCATCCCGAAATGAAGGAAGATCTCGAGGTAATCGTGCGGGAGACTATGCGCTGCCGTGAGATCGTCAAGGGGCTGCTGGACTTTGCGCGCCAGTCCCGCCCGGAGAAGCGCCAGAGTGACATCAATGAAGTGGTGAAACGGTCGGTGCGGATTCTGCAAAACCAGTTCACGCGCCATCACGTCAAGGTCGAACAGAATCTCGACGCCAGCCTGCCGTTGGTGTCGATGGATGTGGATCAAATCCAGCAGGTGCTGGTGAACCTGCTGCTCAATGCCAACGATGCCATGGCGGAAAAAGGCGGCACGCTCACCGTCGCCACGGCCCGCGCCGCCTTTGACGGCCGGCCGGAAGCGCCGGCGCAACATGAGTACGTGCAAATTCAGGTGAGCGACACCGGTTGTGGCATTGCGCCGGAACATCTGCAGAAAATCTTCGAGCCGTTTTTCTCCACCAAAGGGCAGAAGGGCAACGGCCTGGGGCTGGCCATCGTGTGGGGCATTGTGGAAAAACACAACGGCCAGATCGCGGTGGAGAGTGAAATCGGCAAAGGAACGTCGTTCAAAATTCTCTTGCCGTTGCATGACAAAGCGAGTGTAAAACCCGAGCATCACATGGCGCCGCAGGCAGCGCGCGTGGCGTAA